The following are encoded in a window of Rubellicoccus peritrichatus genomic DNA:
- a CDS encoding InlB B-repeat-containing protein encodes MNHIHYLAISTLIFTTQVFGAAGDANTTLVSDLSDLLTGVEPYSSGKTTYVHANPWDSPAPVQWNGSDSICKTDCSGLALALLNHYDSKFDSNFFSSWMLDSRPKATDFHDQIFMSNGFLQITNLADATGGDIIALKYGKNNPIDNGDTGHVMIMAEAPKQITASDPILPFGATGDNVYQQWSVKIYDESTSGHGPDDTRHKDDGGFYEGFGSGTIRFYTMSDGSIAAMTWSLESESTTYAQGNPNNNADFHMVVGRFDPDFTPSSTRYSLTVNDSGEGTGAGYPSTYFQSGSTANLFANADNGYSFVGWEGDLTSTDNPANVVMDNDKTITAKFAPAAWANWDAYENGWSTYNWFGHVYHPGGPWVYHSDLGWLLSDGDSSSSIHLHQETLGWLWTSDSAFPSFFQTSTGDWLTYDGTASGVSTFINQTTEKTITVDTSL; translated from the coding sequence ATGAACCACATACACTACTTAGCAATTTCCACACTCATTTTTACCACGCAAGTCTTCGGGGCTGCTGGTGACGCCAATACAACTCTGGTCAGCGATCTCTCCGATCTGCTTACTGGAGTTGAGCCATACAGTTCCGGCAAAACAACTTATGTTCACGCCAACCCATGGGATAGCCCGGCACCTGTTCAATGGAATGGTAGTGATTCCATTTGTAAAACAGACTGCAGTGGTCTGGCCCTCGCTCTCCTCAATCACTACGACAGCAAATTTGACAGCAATTTCTTCTCGAGCTGGATGCTGGATTCTCGCCCCAAAGCTACAGACTTTCATGATCAAATATTCATGAGCAATGGCTTTCTGCAAATAACAAACCTCGCTGATGCGACTGGCGGCGATATCATAGCACTCAAGTATGGAAAGAACAACCCAATCGATAACGGCGACACTGGGCATGTTATGATTATGGCTGAAGCACCTAAGCAAATAACTGCTTCAGATCCGATCCTACCATTCGGTGCGACGGGAGATAATGTCTATCAGCAATGGTCGGTAAAGATTTACGATGAGTCAACCTCTGGACATGGACCAGATGACACACGTCACAAAGACGACGGTGGCTTTTACGAAGGCTTCGGTAGTGGGACGATTCGTTTCTATACCATGTCAGACGGTTCCATTGCAGCGATGACTTGGAGCCTTGAGTCAGAGTCGACAACCTATGCACAAGGTAATCCAAACAACAACGCGGACTTCCATATGGTTGTAGGGCGATTCGATCCAGATTTCACACCATCAAGCACCCGCTACAGCCTTACTGTCAACGACTCCGGAGAAGGAACCGGTGCTGGATACCCAAGTACGTATTTTCAAAGTGGATCGACAGCAAATCTTTTTGCCAATGCAGACAATGGTTATAGTTTTGTTGGATGGGAAGGTGACCTCACCAGCACAGACAACCCTGCAAACGTTGTCATGGATAATGATAAAACCATTACCGCTAAATTCGCCCCTGCGGCCTGGGCAAACTGGGATGCCTATGAAAATGGATGGTCCACCTATAACTGGTTTGGCCATGTATATCATCCCGGTGGTCCATGGGTATATCATTCTGACCTCGGCTGGTTACTGAGTGATGGAGACAGCTCTTCCAGCATTCACCTACACCAGGAAACCCTGGGCTGGCTTTGGACAAGCGACAGCGCATTCCCAAGCTTCTTTCAAACATCAACCGGCGACTGGTTAACTTATGATGGCACAGCCTCAGGCGTCTCTACATTTATCAATCAGACAACCGAAAAAACCATTACCGTCGATACTTCGCTCTAG